The genomic stretch TATGGCCTTGCGCAACAAGCCCTTGCTGGTGCTTTTGCAGCTTGTAACGCTTCGTATACAACAGCTGCCGGAACAACGGTAGATTTGACTGGATACTTAGTATACTAACAAAACTTAGGTCAGGAGATAATCTCTCCTGACTATTTTTATTCCATTTTGAATTCGAAACAATCCAACAAAAAAGAAAGTATTATGGCTTTTTATATTCCACTCTTTCCACAAAGGATCTTCGAAAGATCACTGTAATTTCCTTATCAGGAAGAGAATCTCCGGAATATTTACTAATCGGCCTTCTATAAACCCAATACTCTCGATCTCCACCACGTTTAACTTCATCTGGATCACCAATATACTCGCGAACAAAATTTCCATTTTTACCTGGTAATGTGTCTTTGATTTCTTTTCGAAGTTTCATACCAGCAAGTTGTTCTGCTGTTAGTTGAGCCAAAACTTCTTCCCGTTTTTCATCTTCGGATTGGATGTCTTTTGCCGATTTGGACATAAATTCTCGACATTTGGTTTCGTCTTGAAATGTCTTCATACAATTTTCAAAAAGACTTTCTTGGTTTTTAACTTCTAATGTGCGAGCACATGAAGCAGTAACGAACAATACAATTAATACTAAGGATCTGTTCACAAACCCTCCCATTCTTACGCCTATAAAATTAAATGATTGATTTATTGAAAATCAATTATCGTTAGAAGTTAAGTGGAATTTTATTTCGTCCACTTTAGGAAGATATACAGTTTTATGTCAAAATTTCTCTCTCGGTTTTCCATTCAAACTAGACTCTTACTTTTACCATTCCCACTCATTGTATCACTATTCATCATTCTGCTTATTTTAGTACGATCGCTGAATGGAACGATTCAATTTTCCGAAAAAGAACAATTGGGAATCCATACCCTAAAACCAATTTATTTAGCTTACAGGGAAGGATTGGAAAGACTAAAAACCGGACAAGAATACACCACTGATTTAATCCCACTGATAAAAGTAGCGAAAACAAAAATCAATGAAACGGAGTTACTGACTACAGATACGAAAGAACTGATTATTTGGGATAAATATACGCAAGTTAACTTTTTTGATCAGTCCACTAGCATTCGATTTCTCGGCGATACACAAGAACTGGCATTAAAAGTTGGTGACCTTTCAAACCTAATCCTTGATCCAGAAGTAAACTCTTACTACCAAATGGAGATTATATTCTTTAGAGTTCCAGAAATCTTAAAGAATGTTGCAGTATTAAAAGGAATTGCTCGTGATGAATTCACAAATACAACTAACAAAAATAACCAATACTCCAGTGTCAGCTTTACAAAAGCATTGATAGCAATCAATATTATCGAGGCCACATGCAGCGAAATTCAAAAATCTTATACGAAATCTATTGAAGACACTTCTCCTTATGAAAAAGAACTAACCGATGCAAAAACAATTGCAAAAACGTCTTGTGAAAGTTACATACAAGAACTAAAAGAAACCTTTATCATCAACACAACAAAACCATCTTCTTCAGAAAAATTGTTTACGACGATTCACAAAGGATCTTTGATCGCCGGGAACATTCAGGATCGTTCCATTGTTATTCTTGAAAAATTAGTGAATGACCGTATCAAGATATTGTCATTTCAGAGAAATACAAACATCCTTTTGGTTTTGTTTTCTCTATTAATTTCCATAATATTTGTTATCTTTATTTTCAGAAGTATTAACAAACCTCTGATAACGGTTCTTTCCAAAGTAAATGAACTTTCAAGTGGAGAAGCAGACTTAACCAAAACCCTTCCCAACTTTGGCCAGAATGAAATTGGAAAAATTACCGAGTCCATCAATCTTTTTTTAACAAATCTCAATCATATCATGAATCAATTGAAAATTTCGGTAAGTGAAGCTGAAAAAGCTGCTTATAAATTAAAACAAGATGCAATCTCCGTTTCTGATAATGCTTCTTCACTCGCTTCCATCTCAGAAGAATCAGCAGCTTCACTGGAAGAACTCACAACCTCGTTTGAAATTATGTTTGAATTCATTACAAATGAAACTAAAAACATAGTAAAAATTACGGAAGAAATGAAAAATATCGAAGGATCTATTTTCAATATCGAAAAAGCACTTTTACAATTAACTAACCAGTCCATCACTTCCACAAACTTAGCAAACTTAGGAAATACATCGGTTCAAAATACAGACAACGCAATGTCAGAAATTCGCTCCGTAACCAAAGAAATCACAGGAATTGTAGATCTTATTACCGAAATTTCAGAAAGAACCAACTTACTTGCATTAAATGCAAGTATTGAAGCGGCTCGAGCTGGTGATGCAGGTATGGGGTTTGCTGTTGTAGCAGAAGAAATATCAAAATTAGCAGACAAAACTCAATCATCCGTCAAAAACATCAAACGCCTCATTGATAAAAGTAATTCAGTCGTCAACATTGGTGCAAATCATGTTCATGAAACCGTAAATGCATTAAGTGAAATTGTAGAACAATCAAAAAGAATGCAAGATAGTGTAGATGGTTTGAAAGAAGAAATGACTACGCAAACAAAAAGTTTAATCAATGTGACAACAGAATTAAATGGCTTACAAGAAATGGCTGAGACGATTGAATTCTCAAGCAGGGAACAGAAAAAAGCTTCCGAAGACATGGTAAATACAATCAACACTCTTTCTGGTAGTGCGCAGGAATTAGCAAACAATTCCGAAGACTTGAACCAAGTGAGCCAAAAAATTGGAGAAATTGCGGGAACCATTGCGACTGTCACAAATTCCTTTCATACTCACTAACAAAAGCTAGACTTTATGCCTAAAAACGATCAGACTTAAAGTTGAAGTTTTCAGAAATTCAAAAAAAACCGAACCAAAAAATAGAATTGATAGATTGGGCCGGGGTTCCCTGTTTGGTTCCTATGTCCTCATCCCCATCTCAAAAGAATAAAAAACCAAAGAAAGAAAAACTTATTTTTTTCATTTTTTTCATAATACACATAACTTCAATTAGCTGTAAATTCCAATCACAAACCAACGAGCAACAAAACTCTATTTTAAATATACTTCTAATCAACTTGATGTCAAATCTCCAAAATGCAACCGAACTACAAACAGTTGCGAGGAAAAAAATTGGTATACTTCCTAATTCCATCCCTGGTTCGGAATCAGATACAATTGAAAAAATCGCTTTGGGAAACAAACTATTTAGGGATAACAAACTTTCTTCTAACCATGTTCAATCCTGCCTCACTTGTCATCCGTTAGATGGGAATGCAGCAGGAATGGATCGGCAATCAACCTCAAGAGGAACATTTGGCCAAATAGGAAAAAGAAATACTCCGACTATTCTTAATGTTGGTTTTTTATCTTTCCTTTTTTGGGATGGAAGACGAGATACATTGTACAACCAAGCGATTGATCCATTTATCAATCCATTAGAAATGTCTTTACCATCTGATACGGAATTATTAACGCGAATCCAAAACGACTCAAGTTATACTTCTTTTTTTGCAAATGCATTTCCGGATTCTCCAAGCCCGAGCCTTCATTCCATTCGTCTTGCCCTAGTTGCATTTGAAAGATCACTTGTTTCAAAATCTCGATTTGATGATTTTTTGGAATCAAATGTACAAGCACTTGAAAATAGTGAAATGGCAGGACTACGAATATTTTTAGATGTTGGATGTAACAACTGTCATACTCAAAATCTCCTCGGTGGATCACAATTTTCAAAGTTAGATTCAAAATATTCTTACAACCCTAATGATTTAGGCCGATCAGAATTTACCGGAAACCCTGCGGATAATTTTTTCTTTAAAGTCCCCCCGTTACGTAACGTAGCATTGACTCCACCTTATTTTCATGATGGGAGTGTTCCTACATTGAAAGAAGCAGTGAAGAGAATGAACCAGTACAATCTGAACCGTAATATAAATGATTCAGAAATTGAATTGATAGTTTCGTTCCTAAAATCTCTATCAGATAAAACAAAGATAAACTAATTGATTTGACAAATAATATCGTGCTTGGAAATCTGGCATTACCTTCAGGGAGGAAACAGGTGAAAGTCCTGTGCTGACCCGCAACTGTGATGCACCATTTATAGTATAAACTGTATTAGGTGATAAGCCAGATCTTCCCCGCAATGTTTTCTCGTGGATTGGGAACTTTGCACACTTACAATATCTGTATCAACAGATGTTGTAAAGGGGCCCCGAAGGTAAACTCGGGGCACCCGTATGGAAAAAACACTACTTACATATCTATCTATAGATTTTAAGATTTCACGTCTTTTGACTTGGATAAACCTATTTCCTGTCCGTGTTCCCCTAAATTCAAACCAAGATTTAGGAGAATCTAAATGAAAACTTCACTCAAACTAACAATCGTAATGTTGTTTGCACTTTTTATCACAGCATGTGCGGATAATGGCAAAGTAGACAAATCGGAAGCTGATAATAATTTAGTATTAGGATTATTGAAAACAGCAGAGTCATCGGCAAAAGAAGCTGGCCAAATTGAAATTAGAGGAACATACTTTCAAGCAAGCTGCAACGCTGGCACATGTAACACTCCAGGTTCCAACACAGTTTCTATCCAATCCAATTTCGGAACCACTACAGGATATTTATATGTTGATTATGTAAATGGTACAGGCACTTCAACATATCGAGTCAACGCTGAAATCGTAGAATTTAGCAATACTGATCGAGTGCTTTATTACAAACCAAAAAACAGTGCAAACATTTCGGCTCTCATATGGACAATCACTGCTGAAAATGAAATTTTAATTTGTGATGTATTTAACGGCAAACCATCATTAGCTGAAACTAAAACAGATCTGACTTCCAGAAAAGCATCTGGAACAGTTTATACCACAAACCCCAAAGCAGCAGGCTGCAACGGATCATTTGCATTTAATTTCTTAACTAGAACTTTTTAAATTTAAAAATTTTGCCTTTATTCATTTGGGTAAAGGCAAATAGGAGACTATTCGTGGGTCCGTTTCAAACAAAATCTATATTATTCATGTTCTTTATCACTTCAACATTTTGGCAATGCTCTGAGAAAGAAAATAATAATGACCTCTTATTACCATTATTAGCACTACCACTAACAAACTCTTCATCTGTGGGTCCGTGCCCACCAACAACTCTCCCGACAACAATTCCCATTGCCGATACTGTGGTCACAGCCAATTCCACAGTCAGCGGATTTAACGTTTCATCTAAGGCAATCAACGGAATTTGTGGTGGTGGCGAATTTTCTGGATCATTGGATGTTTATGCATTAAATTTAACAGGAGCCGGTGCGACCATTGTCCTATCTTGGGCAGGAAAGACTGTCAAAAACGTTACTGGAACTGATTTCATCGTGTATGAAAATCCATTTAGAGTTTCTGAAACTAGCGATCGTTATGCGTTTGATCCTATGGTGGTTCAAGTTTCTTTTGATGGAACAAACTATTGCGGATTTGATTTGAGTGGATTCAACCCATCATCAGCAGATAGTAATAAAATTTCTTCTTGGCCGGGATTCGGTGGCCTTCGACCTGTCCTTTACAATATGGCCACAAAACCTTTTAGTTTAGGTGAATTGTTTACATCTACAGGAAATGGGTTTTTAGTCGGCGGTGGTGATGGATTCAATCTTGATGATTTAATCGTTGGTGGACCCGGTGCCAATTGTGATGCGACAGCTCGTACAAATATCCAAACCAATGGATTTAAATTTATTAAAATGATTTCTGCTTCAGCGGTCACAAATCCAAATACAGGCTTAGGTTATGTATATCCACATTCATATAACAATGGACCGGATATTGATGGAGTGGTTGCTAAATCTGTTGAATGATTAGAAATCAATCAGTCAATGAAACAAATTGATTCAATCTTAAAGATAAAATACAATTTATTTTCAATACTGATTCAAATTAGGATCATAATTTAAAAAATCCAACTCATTCCTGATTAGCATTCAGACTAATTAGTCAGTAAGAGTTGGATTATTATTTTTTGTTTCTAAAAAGAAGTAATACCTATTACTTCTTTCTTCGACTCGATTTTCTTTCGGATCCACCACCGGAACTAGTAGTGGAAGATACTTGAGGTTTGGTTTTGTTAGTTTTAACTTCATTCCCAAACATATCCACTTCTGCTCTTTGTTCCTCACCAATCTTTTTGTATTCTTTCGGTGAAGATTCATCTTGATTTCTATCTGACTCGGTAACTTCAATTCTTAAAAGAAAAGAAACTACTTCATTTTTTAGATTTTCAACCAATTGATCAAACATCTTAAAACCCTGGAGTTTGTATTCGATCAAAGGATTTTTTTCACCATAACCAACTGTCCAAATCCCTTCTTTTAAATGATCCATTGCATAAAGGTGTTCTTTCCATCTATGATCCAGAATGTCCAAAAACACATTCCTTTCAATTGATCTCCAAACTTCTTCACCAATGGAAGAAACTTTAAATTCATAAAGGTCTTTTACTAATTTGGATACTATCTCAAATACTTTTAGTTGGGGATTTGATTCTTTTTTAAACTGTTTTGAGTCAATCGAATCAGAAATTCCCAAACTTTGTAACCATTCATTCAATGAATCTGTTTCCCAAGCGTCCACATTATTGCCTTCACAGTAAAGGATCACTTGGTTTTCAACAACTTCGTCAAAGAAATCGACAATGGTTCGTGACATGTTTCCTTTGTCCAAAAGTTCGTTACGAATTCCATAGATATAAATCCTTTGGCGATTCATAACATCATCATACTCTAACAAATGTTTTCTGATATCAAAGTTATGACCTTCCACTCGTTTTTGGGCACGAGCAATCGCATTGGAGACCATACTATGTTCCAACTCTTGGCCCTCTGGCATCTTGAGAGTATCCATAATACGTGCAATACGATCTGATCCAAAAATTCGCATCAAATCATCTTGTAAGGATAAATAAAATCTTGAAGAACCCGGGTCTCCCTGTCTACCAGATCGCCCACGAAGCTGGTTATCAATACGACGCGATTCATGTCGTTCGGAACCGATAATATGCAATCCACCAGCGGCAATGACAAAGTCATGATCCACTTTCCATTTTTTGGCTTCAGTTAGAATTTTATTACATTCTTTTTTAATGTTTTCATTTTTGATTTCAGATGTTTTGGCTTCAGCCTCTTCAAACTTTTGTTTGATTAAATGTTCGCGAAAGCTGTAAATCACTTCTAATTCTGATTTTGTTTTAATTCCTAAAGAATCGCTGAGATCGTCTAGTTTTTCTAAATCTTCTTTGTATTTAGGTGCTCCACCAAGAACAATATCCGTTCCTCGACCAGCCATGTTTGTTGCAATGGTGATGGCTCCAGGGCGACCAGCATTGGCAACAATTTCGGATTCTCGTTCATGTTGTTTTGCATTTAATACGTTATGTGGGATTCCATGAGATGTGAGAAGTTTTGAGAGAACTTCTGATTTTTCAATAGAGATAGTTCCCACAAGCACTGGTTGTTTTTTTGAGACTTTTTCTTGGATGTCTTTGACCACTGCATCAAATTTTTCACGTTCCGTTTTATAAACTCTGTCTGCCATATCCAATCGTTGGATTTTCAAATTAGAAGGAATGACAATGACATCTAAATTGTAGATTTTTTTAAATTCTTCTGCTTCCGTGTCCGCAGTTCCTGTCATACCAGCTAACTTCTTATAAATGCGGAAATAATTTTGGAAAGTAATGGATGCTAAAGTCTGGGACTCACGAGCAATTGGCACACCTTCTTTTGCTTCTAAGGACTGATGTAATCCGTCAGAATAACGACGACCTTTCATCAATCGACCAGTGAACTCATCCACAATGATGACTTCTCCGTCTTGTACTACATAATCTTTATCTCTATAAAATATCTTATGTGCTTTGAGTGCTTGTTGTACGTGGTGAACAAGTTCGATGTTTTCTGCTTGGTACAAGTTTTCAACACCCAACAACTCTTCCACATGATGGACACCGGCTTCTGATAGAATTACATTTTTTGCTTTTTCATCAATCTCATAGTCTTCCCCTTCAATGAGTTTAGGGATAATTTTATTCACTTTAAGATATTTGTCTGTGGACTCTTCGGCTGGGCCAGATATGATCAGAGGGGTTCTTGCTTCATCCACTAAAATGGAATCCACCTCATCCACAATCGCAAAGTTATGTTGTCTTTGAACACGGTGTTCTTTGTAACTCACCATATTATCACGCAAATAATCAAACCCGAACTCATTATTAGTTCCATAAGTAATATCTGAATTATAAGCAATTTTTCGTTCTTCATGATCCATATCATGTTGGATGATACCTACAGAAACTTTTAAAAACTCAA from Leptospira bourretii encodes the following:
- a CDS encoding LIC_13355 family lipoprotein, with protein sequence MFFITSTFWQCSEKENNNDLLLPLLALPLTNSSSVGPCPPTTLPTTIPIADTVVTANSTVSGFNVSSKAINGICGGGEFSGSLDVYALNLTGAGATIVLSWAGKTVKNVTGTDFIVYENPFRVSETSDRYAFDPMVVQVSFDGTNYCGFDLSGFNPSSADSNKISSWPGFGGLRPVLYNMATKPFSLGELFTSTGNGFLVGGGDGFNLDDLIVGGPGANCDATARTNIQTNGFKFIKMISASAVTNPNTGLGYVYPHSYNNGPDIDGVVAKSVE
- a CDS encoding methyl-accepting chemotaxis protein yields the protein MSKFLSRFSIQTRLLLLPFPLIVSLFIILLILVRSLNGTIQFSEKEQLGIHTLKPIYLAYREGLERLKTGQEYTTDLIPLIKVAKTKINETELLTTDTKELIIWDKYTQVNFFDQSTSIRFLGDTQELALKVGDLSNLILDPEVNSYYQMEIIFFRVPEILKNVAVLKGIARDEFTNTTNKNNQYSSVSFTKALIAINIIEATCSEIQKSYTKSIEDTSPYEKELTDAKTIAKTSCESYIQELKETFIINTTKPSSSEKLFTTIHKGSLIAGNIQDRSIVILEKLVNDRIKILSFQRNTNILLVLFSLLISIIFVIFIFRSINKPLITVLSKVNELSSGEADLTKTLPNFGQNEIGKITESINLFLTNLNHIMNQLKISVSEAEKAAYKLKQDAISVSDNASSLASISEESAASLEELTTSFEIMFEFITNETKNIVKITEEMKNIEGSIFNIEKALLQLTNQSITSTNLANLGNTSVQNTDNAMSEIRSVTKEITGIVDLITEISERTNLLALNASIEAARAGDAGMGFAVVAEEISKLADKTQSSVKNIKRLIDKSNSVVNIGANHVHETVNALSEIVEQSKRMQDSVDGLKEEMTTQTKSLINVTTELNGLQEMAETIEFSSREQKKASEDMVNTINTLSGSAQELANNSEDLNQVSQKIGEIAGTIATVTNSFHTH
- a CDS encoding cytochrome-c peroxidase, with product MSNLQNATELQTVARKKIGILPNSIPGSESDTIEKIALGNKLFRDNKLSSNHVQSCLTCHPLDGNAAGMDRQSTSRGTFGQIGKRNTPTILNVGFLSFLFWDGRRDTLYNQAIDPFINPLEMSLPSDTELLTRIQNDSSYTSFFANAFPDSPSPSLHSIRLALVAFERSLVSKSRFDDFLESNVQALENSEMAGLRIFLDVGCNNCHTQNLLGGSQFSKLDSKYSYNPNDLGRSEFTGNPADNFFFKVPPLRNVALTPPYFHDGSVPTLKEAVKRMNQYNLNRNINDSEIELIVSFLKSLSDKTKIN
- the secA gene encoding preprotein translocase subunit SecA; amino-acid sequence: MFQKILTILFGSKYERDLKRLNPIVDAINSFEPTIKAMDDEMLSAQTKKFKERLSSGETLDDILPEAFATVREVAYRTLGMRHFDVQMMGGISLHWGNISEMKTGEGKTLTSTLPIYLNALSDDGVHVVTVNDYLAKRDANWMRPVFEFLKVSVGIIQHDMDHEERKIAYNSDITYGTNNEFGFDYLRDNMVSYKEHRVQRQHNFAIVDEVDSILVDEARTPLIISGPAEESTDKYLKVNKIIPKLIEGEDYEIDEKAKNVILSEAGVHHVEELLGVENLYQAENIELVHHVQQALKAHKIFYRDKDYVVQDGEVIIVDEFTGRLMKGRRYSDGLHQSLEAKEGVPIARESQTLASITFQNYFRIYKKLAGMTGTADTEAEEFKKIYNLDVIVIPSNLKIQRLDMADRVYKTEREKFDAVVKDIQEKVSKKQPVLVGTISIEKSEVLSKLLTSHGIPHNVLNAKQHERESEIVANAGRPGAITIATNMAGRGTDIVLGGAPKYKEDLEKLDDLSDSLGIKTKSELEVIYSFREHLIKQKFEEAEAKTSEIKNENIKKECNKILTEAKKWKVDHDFVIAAGGLHIIGSERHESRRIDNQLRGRSGRQGDPGSSRFYLSLQDDLMRIFGSDRIARIMDTLKMPEGQELEHSMVSNAIARAQKRVEGHNFDIRKHLLEYDDVMNRQRIYIYGIRNELLDKGNMSRTIVDFFDEVVENQVILYCEGNNVDAWETDSLNEWLQSLGISDSIDSKQFKKESNPQLKVFEIVSKLVKDLYEFKVSSIGEEVWRSIERNVFLDILDHRWKEHLYAMDHLKEGIWTVGYGEKNPLIEYKLQGFKMFDQLVENLKNEVVSFLLRIEVTESDRNQDESSPKEYKKIGEEQRAEVDMFGNEVKTNKTKPQVSSTTSSGGGSERKSSRRKK